The sequence CATCATTTCTCCACCGATTTATCGCTCTCAAATATGCCACAACAGGAATTTGATAAATCTCAATAAAAATCCAAACAATAATTGCTAAATGCAACAAAAAAGTTAAGATTGTCCATATTGATGGTAGCCAAGTAATTGGTTCATGTAAATTTGGCGGAAAATTATAAGCAACGATGCCAATTAGGGTGGTGGGAAAAATGATGAAACTGATGGCAGCTAATCCATAACCCCAACCTAATTCCACACCTTCTAATTGAGCTTCTGTCCAGTTAAAGCCGTTCCAATGCCAAATTAGAGGTGGTTGTCTGGAAGGCATTTTTAATTGCTGTTGTTCTAAATTGACAGTGAAAATCTCTTGACAAAAATCACAAGCCATAGTTTCCATTAATGGCATGTGAGTAATCTTACCCACATGACAGACTGGACAAGGATAAACCCCATGATAGTCAAAACGTGTGGTTAAAAGTTTGGAAGCGGGTATCATACGCAATTTCAAATTCCAAAAGATGCAAATTAAAGGCTTACTAGCTGAAAAATTTGATTGAGTAGCAGCAGCATTAGATCAAAGTCATCAAATTTGCAGATTTTTACCGATCAGTCATTTCCCTTACCCATCAGTGCCAAATGGCTGTAAAGTTATGTAAATTCAAGGGTTTCCAGTCTTGATGGGTAGAATAGTAATGAGTTTAACCCTTTTTTGGGTGTCGTGGGGGTCTTGACGCCACCAATCACGTCTGATATTTTGTGTGTGTAGAAGTCTAACCAAATATCTCAAGCGGACACCTTAGACATGTTTCATTCCTACACCTATTTTTATTTTTGGTTTAGAGCGGTTCACCGGCGGTGAATGAAGTTTCCACATGGAAGCCGCCCGGTGAACCGCAGAGCCAACTCTGCGGTTTTTGTTTTTTAAGGAGAATCTGCATCGTTATGACCTATTTCAGTAGCTGGTTTTATGGCTTTTATTTTTGGCCCAGTGCAAACTCCGGGTAAATAGCGTCGTGTCGATAGATCATAACGCGCCCGGAACTAAAGCTTCCGGGCTTTTTTTATGACTAGAGGCGCTGAAGGAAGGATGAAGTCTGAAGTCTCAAGGATGAAATTAAGAAATTTGTACGGTCAGCTTTTGGGCTTTTTGCAATGGGTGGTTTATTTGCACTGTGGTGTACTGATAGAAAATCTTACCATCCATGCCCAATACCCAACACTCTATGCCCAATACCCAATTTTTCAAGAAAATCAAACCATGATTAATGCTAAACTCGCTGCAAAATCTCATCTCAACCACCAAACAATCATCAAACTGACGGATAAAGTTGCTTTCGGTGGTGAAGAACTGGTAATTATTGGTGGCCCTTGTACAGTTGAAAGCCCGGAGCAAATGGAAAAAGTTGCTCAACAGCTAGCTGTAGCGCCTGTACAAGGGTTGCGCGGTGGTGTTTATAAACCCCGCAGTTCTCCCTACGCTTTTCAGGGGATGGGTGAAGAGGGACTAAAAATTTTGGCAGACGTGCGATCGCGCTACAATGTCCCTGTCATTACTGAAGTCATGTGTATTTCTCAAATTGAAATAGTGGCTACCCACGCTGATATGCTCCAAGTTGGTAGCCGCAATATGCAAAACTTCGACTTACTCAAAGCTTTAGGACAAGCTGGTAAACCGATATTGCTCAAGCGTGGCTTGGCGGCGACAATTGAAGAGTTAGTGATGGCAGCCGAATATATTTTGAGCCACGGCAACCCAGATGTGGTACTCTGCGAGCGGGGTATCCGCAGCTTTGATAATTACACTCGCAATGTTTTAGATTTAGGAGCGGTTGCGGCTCTCAAGCAAATTACTCACCTACCCGTAATTGTAGATCCATCCCATGCTGTCGGTAAACGGGAATTAGTTGCACCGATGGCGAAAGCTGCTGTTGCTTGTGGGGCGGATGGATTAATTATTGAGTGTCACCCAGAACCAGAAAAATCAGTCTCTGATGCGCGTCAAGCCATATCTCTAGAAGAAATGGTGAATTTAGTGCATAGTCTCAAACCTATAGCCGCAGCAGTAGGACGCAATATTTCCACAACAACGGGGGCGGGTTTAGAGCCGACCCCCATATTTTGTGTTGCTTAAATCTTCACTAAGAGCGATGTTTAATTATTTTTTCCTTGCGAATATAGTTTGTTTTTGCAAACTAGAACTAGAAAAAAATTCTAGTAATTTGCCAAAATACGCTGGCAGATAAATCATTGTTTTTGGTAATGTTTTTTTTCCAATTATCCATTACCAATTACCCATTAAAAAATTCCTCACCCTTTTGTGGATGAGGAATTTTAATTAACATCTTTATGTCTTTTCTAGCTGAATTTTAGCCAGTTGTAATGAAGCGGTGACTAGGCGCTGTGATGTCGTGTAGCGGTTTTTCGACAGCGCTTAATCAACAACTGGCAATGGTTGGGAGTTAAGTTGAATTAGGAACTTTCACCCGATTCCTGCTTCTTCTTTTTTTATCTCCCCTCCTGTTGATATCTTATTTAAACTCTAATAAAAATGTTTTGGCTGCCAATTTGGCAGAATCTTTTTCGCTTCAAAAGACTGTGGAATCTGGTTTTACAGCCAAAAAGCAAAAATGGTCTAAGGGGTAATACCCCTAATTTTCCTTGTTTGAGAAATGGTAGTAACTTAGTCAAAATTTTCATTGTCACTTATGTAATCTGTTTATTTATTGCAGTTTTTTTTATAAAAAATTCAGTTATTTACATATACTCTATTAATCCATTTTGTTGTGAATAACAATTAATGGATAAAATATTGGAGAAATTTTTAGTAAGTTGTAATTTAGCATCAAATTATTGCTACTTACGAAGTTTAGATAACATGAGCCGATAAATTGTATATATTGTGATACCATTTTCACAGAAAAACGAAAGAAATTAAGTGGCTGAATACAAGGTTGAGAAATAATTATGTAGGGGCGAATACAAATAGGAAAACGCGCATTATACATCACAAATAAGTCTTGGTGGAAAATCGTACCTAAAATTATAGGAAAGTATGATTCAAATTCTTGACTCTACCTTGAGAGAAGGTGAACAAACTCCAGGCGTTTATTTTTCTCCTGAGATTAAATTAGCGATCGCTCAGTTTTTAGATCACATAGGAATTGATATTATTGAAGCTGGAAATCCTGCTGTAGATCGAGAAATTGCTGTAGCGATTACTCGCATTGCTAACGCTGGACTCAAAGCCAAAATAGGCGCGCATTCGCGGTGTCGCATCGATGATGTGAACAAAGCACTAGATTGTGGAATCAACTTTTTAGGAATTTTTTTTAGTGTTTCCCAGAAGCGATTACAACAAGATTACAATCTCTGTTTAGAAGCTGCTATTGCAAGAATTGCTGAAGTCATCACCTACGCAAGAAAACAGCAAAGCGACTTATTAATTAGATATACTCCAGAAGATACAGTCCGTTCGCCAATCGAAGATATTATCGCCGCAGCTAGTGTAGCCGTCCAAGCAGGAGCTAATATCATTAGCATCGCTGATACAACCGGATACACAACTCCATTCCACGAAACCCGCAGCATATCTTATTATGTGAAAACCCTCAAAACAGAATTGGCAAAACTGAACTTACATCCAAAAATAGAAGTTCATTGTCACAATGATCGAGGTTTAGCCTTGGCGAATGCGCTCGATGCATACAAAGCAGGAGCTGATATTATTGACGTCACAGTTATGGGAATTGGAGAAAGAGCAGGAATTGTGGATTTGGCAGAGTTACTGATCAATCTCACAGACATGTTTGCAGA is a genomic window of Fortiea contorta PCC 7126 containing:
- a CDS encoding LeuA family protein, with the translated sequence MIQILDSTLREGEQTPGVYFSPEIKLAIAQFLDHIGIDIIEAGNPAVDREIAVAITRIANAGLKAKIGAHSRCRIDDVNKALDCGINFLGIFFSVSQKRLQQDYNLCLEAAIARIAEVITYARKQQSDLLIRYTPEDTVRSPIEDIIAAASVAVQAGANIISIADTTGYTTPFHETRSISYYVKTLKTELAKLNLHPKIEVHCHNDRGLALANALDAYKAGADIIDVTVMGIGERAGIVDLAELLINLTDMFAEKPAWDLTYLKKLYDLVSEHSHIPIPPHHPIVGKNAFTHYAGVHVKAVAKNEELYQSLNPEIIGIKSSFALGMQSGYTAIQLALKQIGRSEIAENQAVVSKILHEIKEIARRGNPIDIEKELPAIIERFCLNQIINSEICSIYSVFHVHEVHG
- the aroF gene encoding 3-deoxy-7-phosphoheptulonate synthase, which translates into the protein MINAKLAAKSHLNHQTIIKLTDKVAFGGEELVIIGGPCTVESPEQMEKVAQQLAVAPVQGLRGGVYKPRSSPYAFQGMGEEGLKILADVRSRYNVPVITEVMCISQIEIVATHADMLQVGSRNMQNFDLLKALGQAGKPILLKRGLAATIEELVMAAEYILSHGNPDVVLCERGIRSFDNYTRNVLDLGAVAALKQITHLPVIVDPSHAVGKRELVAPMAKAAVACGADGLIIECHPEPEKSVSDARQAISLEEMVNLVHSLKPIAAAVGRNISTTTGAGLEPTPIFCVA